From the genome of Lacibacter sp. H407, one region includes:
- a CDS encoding YebC/PmpR family DNA-binding transcriptional regulator, which produces MGRIFEVRKSSMFARWDKMAKNFTRIGKEIIIAVKAGGPDPATNAALRRCFQNARSVGMPKDRVEAAIKRAQGKELVNYDEILYEGYAPHGVAILVETATDNHVRTVANVKSHFTKGHGSMGNSGSVSFQFKKLGVFKLKPEGLNAEDLELELIDFGLEELGESTGENGEEILVVRCAFTDFGNMQKALEEKGITPISAELEWLPSTTVPVTDEQAEDVSKLIERLEQDEDVQKVFHNMG; this is translated from the coding sequence ATGGGACGGATTTTTGAAGTAAGAAAGAGCAGCATGTTTGCCCGCTGGGATAAAATGGCAAAGAACTTTACTCGTATTGGTAAAGAAATTATTATTGCTGTAAAAGCCGGTGGTCCTGATCCTGCTACGAATGCTGCACTGCGTCGTTGTTTCCAGAATGCAAGAAGTGTGGGCATGCCCAAGGATCGTGTAGAAGCAGCCATTAAACGTGCACAAGGAAAAGAGCTGGTGAACTATGATGAAATTTTGTATGAAGGTTATGCACCGCATGGCGTTGCTATACTCGTTGAAACTGCAACTGATAATCATGTACGTACTGTAGCGAATGTAAAAAGTCATTTTACAAAAGGGCACGGTTCAATGGGCAACAGTGGCAGTGTAAGCTTTCAGTTTAAAAAATTAGGTGTGTTTAAACTGAAGCCGGAAGGATTGAATGCAGAAGATCTGGAACTTGAGTTGATTGATTTTGGCTTGGAAGAACTGGGTGAAAGTACCGGTGAAAATGGCGAAGAAATTTTGGTGGTACGTTGTGCATTTACTGATTTCGGCAATATGCAAAAAGCACTGGAAGAAAAAGGTATTACTCCCATCAGTGCCGAACTGGAATGGCTTCCTTCCACAACTGTGCCTGTCACTGACGAACAGGCGGAGGATGTAAGTAAATTAATTGAACGCCTTGAACAGGATGAAGATGTGCAGAAGGTGTTTCATAATATGGGGTAA
- a CDS encoding DedA family protein: protein MKRRLIQFGMMLLMITGMNTLVAQKQVSVRVMNQYEATADVFTLDGVEYKTAKDGSVTLSLNAADSVTFAGAEYDSKTIAVADLTEGATVELKKHFTWKDILNPMFYIKYGGLWLLLFIIFAETGLLFGFFFPGDSLLFVAGIYSTNLSHEFMKIIGMGSVNNEWLELIILCALISFAGILGNLVGYWTGRKVGPAMYNWKDNFLFKQRYLHEAHDFYEKYGGGAIVFARFLPFVRTFAPIVAGIVNMDRKKFVFYNVAGSIAWVVSMIFAGHFLQIWVKNQFGIELKDKLELIIIIIIAVTTAPVIWKFFFGKKAKRPETKAE, encoded by the coding sequence ATGAAACGAAGATTGATACAGTTTGGGATGATGTTGTTAATGATAACAGGAATGAATACACTTGTTGCACAAAAGCAGGTGAGTGTGCGTGTAATGAATCAATATGAAGCAACAGCGGATGTGTTTACATTAGATGGTGTAGAGTATAAAACGGCGAAAGACGGATCAGTTACACTCTCTCTAAATGCAGCCGACTCGGTTACATTCGCCGGTGCTGAATACGATTCAAAAACTATTGCTGTTGCTGATTTAACCGAAGGAGCAACAGTTGAATTGAAAAAGCACTTTACGTGGAAAGATATCCTCAACCCCATGTTTTATATTAAATATGGCGGATTGTGGTTGTTGCTCTTTATCATTTTTGCTGAAACCGGTTTGCTGTTTGGTTTCTTTTTTCCAGGCGATAGTTTATTGTTTGTTGCAGGTATTTACAGCACCAATCTGTCGCATGAATTTATGAAGATCATCGGCATGGGTTCAGTTAATAATGAGTGGCTGGAATTGATCATTCTTTGTGCGTTGATTTCATTTGCAGGTATATTGGGTAATCTTGTTGGCTATTGGACGGGCCGTAAAGTTGGTCCGGCTATGTATAACTGGAAAGATAATTTTCTGTTCAAGCAACGTTACCTTCATGAGGCACATGATTTCTATGAGAAGTATGGTGGTGGTGCCATTGTGTTTGCACGTTTTCTTCCGTTCGTACGCACCTTTGCACCGATCGTTGCCGGTATCGTAAATATGGATCGCAAAAAATTTGTATTCTACAATGTGGCAGGTTCAATTGCCTGGGTGGTGAGTATGATCTTTGCAGGTCACTTTTTGCAGATATGGGTAAAGAACCAGTTTGGCATTGAGTTGAAAGATAAATTGGAATTGATCATCATTATTATTATTGCGGTTACAACGGCTCCTGTTATTTGGAAATTTTTCTTCGGAAAAAAAGCCAAAAGGCCTGAAACCAAAGCTGAATAA
- a CDS encoding thiol-disulfide oxidoreductase DCC family protein, with protein MEYPDRLVLFDGVCNFCNFWIQFALKRDKEGKLLFGSLQGETANRILPDHNIDPCIITSVIFIEDGIAYRESTAALKICRHLDGGWKLLYALIIIPAFLRDGIYKWIGRNRYKWFGKQESCMLPTAEQRARFVD; from the coding sequence ATGGAATACCCCGATCGACTGGTTTTGTTTGATGGCGTATGTAACTTCTGTAATTTCTGGATCCAATTTGCGCTGAAAAGGGATAAAGAAGGAAAGCTGCTATTTGGTTCACTACAGGGTGAAACAGCGAATCGTATTTTACCTGATCACAATATTGATCCCTGCATAATTACTTCTGTTATTTTCATTGAAGATGGCATTGCTTACCGTGAATCAACTGCAGCATTGAAAATATGCCGTCATTTAGATGGTGGTTGGAAATTATTGTACGCACTCATCATCATTCCCGCATTTCTTAGAGATGGTATTTATAAATGGATCGGCCGAAACCGTTATAAATGGTTTGGCAAACAGGAAAGCTGTATGTTGCCAACAGCAGAGCAACGTGCAAGGTTTGTGGATTGA
- a CDS encoding dicarboxylate/amino acid:cation symporter: MGKGNRLTIYILAAMVLGIVVGYIVHISASDTTIQSFSKNIKLLSSIFIRLVQMIIAPLVFCTLVVGIAKLGDLKAVGRVGGKALLWFITASLASLLLGMLLVNVFKPGAYIDLSQADTEGVKDLMTKTSTFSIQNFVEHIIPKSLFEAMATNEILQIVVFSIFFGVAAAAIGDYTKPLVKALDVASHIILKMVNYVMNFAPIGVFGALAAVVAAKGLGIFQFYLIYFLYFLLGIAILWLLLIGVGFLILGPHRMKVLLRRISGPLLIAFSTTSSEAVFPKLTEELERFGCKDKIVAFVLPLGYSFNLDGSMMYMTFASLAIAQAYGIHLDLGTQLVMLLVLMLTSKGIAGVPRASLVVVLATCAMFNIPPEGVALILPIDHFCDMFRSATNVVGNALATSVVSKWEGELHDGHGHHHDTHHGHHHADHGHHG; the protein is encoded by the coding sequence ATGGGTAAAGGAAACAGGTTAACGATCTACATTCTGGCTGCAATGGTGCTTGGTATTGTGGTAGGTTATATCGTCCACATTTCAGCATCTGACACTACGATTCAAAGCTTTTCCAAAAACATCAAACTGCTGAGCAGCATCTTTATTCGCCTGGTTCAAATGATCATTGCACCATTGGTGTTCTGTACATTGGTGGTGGGTATTGCGAAGCTGGGTGATCTGAAAGCTGTGGGCAGAGTGGGTGGTAAAGCCTTACTTTGGTTCATTACAGCATCGCTTGCATCTTTATTATTAGGAATGTTGTTGGTGAATGTATTTAAGCCGGGTGCTTATATTGATCTTAGCCAGGCCGATACAGAAGGTGTAAAAGACCTGATGACCAAAACATCTACCTTCTCTATACAGAATTTTGTTGAGCATATCATTCCGAAGAGTTTGTTTGAAGCGATGGCCACGAACGAGATACTGCAGATCGTTGTGTTTTCTATATTCTTTGGTGTTGCCGCAGCAGCCATTGGTGATTACACCAAGCCCCTGGTAAAAGCATTGGATGTTGCGTCGCACATCATTTTGAAAATGGTGAACTATGTCATGAACTTTGCACCCATTGGTGTATTTGGTGCGTTGGCAGCAGTAGTAGCAGCAAAGGGGTTGGGCATCTTCCAGTTTTATCTTATTTACTTTTTATACTTTCTGTTGGGTATTGCAATTCTGTGGCTTCTTTTAATAGGTGTAGGATTTTTAATTCTCGGGCCACACCGCATGAAAGTATTATTGCGCCGTATCAGTGGACCGTTGCTCATTGCTTTTAGTACTACCAGCAGCGAAGCTGTATTTCCGAAATTAACGGAAGAGCTTGAGCGCTTTGGTTGTAAGGATAAAATTGTTGCATTTGTATTGCCGCTTGGATATTCTTTTAACCTCGATGGCAGTATGATGTATATGACCTTTGCAAGCTTGGCCATTGCACAGGCATATGGTATCCACCTTGATCTTGGTACACAACTGGTGATGTTACTTGTATTGATGCTCACCAGTAAAGGTATTGCCGGCGTGCCACGTGCATCGTTGGTGGTAGTGTTGGCAACATGTGCTATGTTCAATATTCCACCGGAAGGTGTAGCCTTGATTCTCCCGATCGATCACTTCTGCGATATGTTCCGCAGTGCAACCAACGTAGTAGGAAATGCATTGGCAACATCTGTTGTAAGCAAATGGGAAGGCGAGTTGCATGATGGGCATGGACATCATCATGATACACATCACGGTCACCATCATGCCGATCATGGTCATCATGGATAA
- a CDS encoding PhzF family phenazine biosynthesis protein codes for MKLNLYQVDAFTSTLFKGNPAAVVPLEKWIDDELMQKLAMENNLAETVFFVPSQMEGADYDIRWFTPELEINLCGHATLASAFVLYTQLDYTKPSVTFSSKSGLLTVEKNGTNYEMDFPSWKPERISDYPDGIVEILGVKEILGAYKYRDLLIEVATEEEVINAKPDFTAMKKTGEMVILTSKGNTVDFVSRFFAPSAGIDEDPVTGSAHSQLIPFWSEKLDKKKMMAKQLSKRGGDLVCEQKNAERVMMGGECVFYMKGEFEIRGE; via the coding sequence ATGAAATTGAATTTATACCAGGTTGATGCATTCACATCAACGTTGTTCAAAGGAAACCCGGCAGCTGTTGTTCCGTTAGAAAAATGGATCGATGATGAATTGATGCAGAAGCTGGCCATGGAAAATAATCTTGCTGAAACAGTATTCTTTGTGCCATCACAAATGGAAGGAGCAGATTATGATATCCGTTGGTTTACTCCCGAGCTTGAAATTAATTTGTGTGGCCATGCTACGTTGGCAAGTGCATTTGTATTGTACACACAACTTGATTATACAAAACCATCTGTAACATTCAGTTCAAAGAGCGGGTTGCTAACTGTAGAAAAAAATGGTACCAACTATGAAATGGATTTTCCTTCCTGGAAACCCGAACGTATCAGCGATTACCCCGACGGCATCGTAGAAATTTTGGGCGTTAAAGAAATACTTGGTGCCTACAAATACCGTGACCTGTTGATCGAAGTGGCAACTGAAGAAGAAGTGATCAATGCGAAACCTGATTTTACTGCAATGAAGAAGACCGGTGAAATGGTGATCCTGACTTCCAAAGGGAATACAGTTGATTTTGTTTCACGCTTTTTTGCACCATCTGCAGGTATTGATGAAGATCCGGTAACAGGTTCCGCACATTCACAATTAATTCCTTTCTGGAGTGAAAAACTGGATAAGAAAAAAATGATGGCAAAACAGCTGAGCAAACGTGGTGGTGATTTGGTTTGCGAACAGAAAAATGCCGAGCGTGTAATGATGGGAGGTGAATGTGTGTTTTATATGAAAGGGGAATTTGAGATAAGAGGCGAGTAG
- a CDS encoding DUF1573 domain-containing protein, which produces MKKQILTLTIASFMAVAGMAQSHDGHNHSTQTPAAPKAEAIKFSETTFDFGKIPQGKPVTHIFTVENIGADSLKIDNVQASCGCTTPEWTKTPVVSGGKTTIKVGYNSAAEGAFDKTITVYYNGGQVKVLNIKGTVWKTADQSAPTNQALNIFK; this is translated from the coding sequence ATGAAAAAACAAATACTTACCCTTACAATTGCTTCCTTTATGGCTGTAGCCGGCATGGCGCAAAGTCATGATGGCCATAACCATTCGACCCAAACACCGGCAGCTCCCAAGGCCGAAGCGATCAAGTTTTCTGAAACAACATTTGACTTTGGAAAAATACCGCAAGGCAAACCGGTAACACACATATTTACTGTTGAAAATATTGGTGCGGACTCGTTAAAAATTGATAATGTTCAGGCATCCTGCGGTTGCACCACTCCTGAGTGGACCAAGACTCCAGTGGTTTCCGGCGGTAAAACAACTATCAAAGTAGGTTACAATTCAGCGGCAGAAGGTGCTTTTGATAAAACCATCACCGTTTATTACAATGGCGGACAGGTAAAAGTGCTCAACATCAAAGGAACCGTTTGGAAAACAGCCGACCAATCGGCTCCAACAAACCAAGCATTAAATATCTTTAAATAA
- a CDS encoding DUF1573 domain-containing protein, which translates to MKQFMIAFVALFVFTAVNAQSKKPADVVKFTSETVDLGKAKLNSPVTATFTFTNTSSADMVIETVTPGCGCTKSDYTKEPIKPGKTGTITATYNAATPGKFTKSVRVKFLGVDEEQVLNILGVVEQ; encoded by the coding sequence ATGAAACAGTTCATGATCGCCTTTGTGGCACTCTTTGTTTTTACAGCGGTAAATGCACAAAGCAAAAAACCGGCTGATGTTGTAAAGTTTACCAGCGAAACAGTTGACCTTGGCAAAGCAAAACTCAACAGCCCTGTTACCGCCACGTTCACGTTTACCAATACAAGCAGTGCTGATATGGTTATTGAAACAGTAACTCCGGGTTGTGGCTGTACAAAATCAGATTATACAAAAGAGCCCATCAAACCAGGCAAAACAGGAACCATCACGGCTACATACAATGCGGCAACACCAGGCAAATTCACAAAATCAGTACGTGTGAAATTTTTAGGTGTTGATGAAGAGCAGGTGTTGAATATACTTGGCGTAGTTGAACAGTAA
- a CDS encoding amino acid permease, whose amino-acid sequence MSLFAKKPLDQMLAQAEGKGLKRTLGAGNLVALGIGAIIGAGLFVRTAAAAGQAAGPAVTLSFVVAAVGCAFAGLCYAEFAAMIPIAGSAYAYSYTTMGELVAWIIGWALIMEYALGAATVSIAWSEYLNNLLGGSIPYEWCHSPFEALHKVTGDAVNQIVAVMPDAVKSVKDGVLVLSERQFEALPANLTQSVEITKGIMNAPALIILLLLTLLLIKGSQESAFVNMIIVFVKVAIVLLFIGFGWQFIKPENHTPYMIPEGTIGHEGFFKWGWGGVLGGAAIVFFAFIGFDAVSTAAQEAKNPKRDMPIGILGSLVVCTILYILFGHVLTGVANYTEFNTAGKEASVAYAIQTYMKGYEWLGTSVTVAILAGFSSVILVMLMGQSRIFYTMSNDGLIPKAFGELHPKYRTPYKANWILFIFVGLFAAFVPGSVAGDLTSFGTLFAFVLVSIGVWILRVKSPNIERPFKAPLVPVVSTLGALICTGMIVALDAQTLKVAFGWMAVGLVVYFVYSRHHSKLKNFTEILPHASDFERREKE is encoded by the coding sequence ATGAGTTTATTTGCAAAGAAACCATTAGATCAAATGCTTGCACAGGCCGAAGGAAAAGGCTTGAAGCGTACCTTGGGTGCAGGTAATTTGGTGGCACTGGGTATTGGTGCCATTATTGGAGCGGGGCTGTTTGTTCGCACGGCTGCTGCTGCCGGACAAGCTGCTGGCCCGGCCGTTACCCTTTCATTTGTTGTTGCAGCCGTTGGTTGCGCATTCGCCGGATTATGTTATGCTGAATTTGCTGCAATGATTCCTATTGCAGGTAGTGCATATGCTTACAGTTACACCACCATGGGCGAATTAGTGGCATGGATTATTGGCTGGGCATTAATTATGGAATATGCTCTTGGTGCAGCCACCGTTTCTATTGCGTGGAGTGAATACCTGAATAATTTATTGGGCGGATCAATACCGTATGAATGGTGCCACTCCCCTTTTGAAGCATTGCATAAAGTAACAGGTGATGCGGTCAATCAAATTGTTGCGGTTATGCCGGATGCTGTTAAATCAGTGAAAGATGGTGTGCTTGTTTTAAGTGAACGACAATTTGAAGCATTACCTGCCAACCTTACTCAATCAGTAGAAATTACGAAAGGCATTATGAACGCTCCTGCATTGATCATCCTTTTATTACTCACACTCTTATTAATTAAAGGATCGCAGGAATCAGCTTTTGTAAATATGATCATTGTATTTGTAAAAGTGGCGATCGTTTTATTATTCATTGGATTTGGCTGGCAGTTCATTAAACCCGAAAATCATACGCCTTATATGATTCCGGAAGGAACAATAGGTCATGAAGGTTTCTTCAAATGGGGATGGGGCGGTGTATTAGGTGGTGCTGCAATTGTGTTCTTTGCGTTTATTGGATTTGATGCTGTAAGTACAGCAGCACAGGAAGCAAAAAATCCGAAAAGAGATATGCCGATTGGTATTCTTGGATCACTAGTAGTATGTACCATTTTATACATTTTATTTGGCCATGTACTAACTGGTGTTGCCAATTACACCGAATTTAACACAGCCGGTAAAGAAGCTTCTGTTGCATATGCAATTCAAACTTATATGAAAGGATATGAGTGGCTGGGCACAAGTGTTACAGTTGCAATTCTTGCAGGTTTCTCATCAGTTATCTTGGTGATGCTGATGGGCCAAAGCCGTATCTTCTATACCATGAGTAATGATGGACTGATCCCGAAAGCATTTGGCGAACTGCATCCAAAATACAGAACACCTTACAAGGCAAACTGGATCTTGTTCATTTTTGTAGGCTTGTTTGCAGCCTTTGTTCCGGGCAGTGTTGCTGGAGACTTAACAAGCTTCGGAACATTGTTTGCATTTGTATTGGTAAGTATAGGTGTTTGGATATTACGAGTAAAATCACCAAACATCGAACGTCCGTTTAAAGCACCATTGGTACCTGTTGTATCTACACTTGGTGCACTTATTTGTACAGGTATGATCGTAGCATTGGATGCACAAACGCTGAAAGTTGCTTTTGGCTGGATGGCTGTTGGCTTGGTTGTGTACTTTGTGTACAGCCGCCATCATAGCAAACTCAAAAACTTTACGGAGATATTACCACACGCTTCTGATTTTGAGCGTAGGGAAAAAGAATAA
- a CDS encoding alpha-ketoacid dehydrogenase subunit alpha/beta has product MGSTTTDSLQLQQLSFEHFRQEVLQDYRMACLSREASLLGRKEVLTGKAKFGIFGDGKEVPQLAMAKFFQPGDFYSGYYRDQTFAFATGAATVKEFFAQLYADPDTSHDPHSAGRQMNSHFATALVDENGEVLDLVNRKNLTSGMAPTASQMPRSVGLALASKLFRHSDPLKSFTELSNKGNEVCFATIGDASTSEGHFWETMNAAAVQQIPLAVFVWDDGYGISVPKKYQTTKGSISEALKGFQKKDGTNGIEIYKVKAWDYAGMCEVFEAGIEKIRTTHTPALFHVEEVTQPQGHSTSGSHERYKTTDRLQWERDWDCIKKMKEWIIENNLAVEEELSLVEREIKEFVRNEKNAAWIEYESPIKEQVKEVASALRQSAVSSANNAEVEKLLRELEANREPNRRDVMSALFKSISIAGLTGTSANELYSRLQKENVSLYNSHLYQEGAGSAMKVAEIKADYAADATTLNGYEILNRYFDQLFTTNPKVVAFGEDLGFIGDVNQGFAGLQARHGEHRIFDTGIRELTIMGQGVGLAMRGLRPIAEIQYLDYLVYGLQPLTDDVATLQFRTAGRQSAPLIVRSRGHRLEGIWHSGSPMGMIINSLRGMYVCVPRNMVQATGMYNTLLQSNEPGLVIECLNGYRLKEKLPSNLSSFTVPMGVPEVVRQGTDITIVSYGSILRIIDDAAQQLERFGISCEIIDVQTLLPFDVDHVILESLKKTNRIAFIDEDVPGGAAAYMFNKVMEEQGGYKYLDVAPRTITGKAHRPGYGSDGDYFSKPNVEEIMTVLQEMMRE; this is encoded by the coding sequence ATGGGATCAACTACTACCGATAGCCTCCAACTGCAGCAACTTTCGTTTGAGCATTTTCGCCAGGAAGTATTGCAGGATTACCGAATGGCCTGCCTCAGCCGTGAGGCGAGCTTGCTCGGCCGTAAGGAAGTATTAACCGGAAAGGCCAAATTTGGCATTTTTGGTGACGGGAAAGAAGTACCACAGCTTGCAATGGCTAAGTTTTTCCAGCCGGGCGACTTTTACAGTGGTTATTATCGTGATCAAACCTTTGCTTTTGCAACGGGAGCGGCTACGGTAAAGGAATTTTTTGCACAATTGTATGCAGATCCAGATACATCGCATGATCCGCATAGCGCCGGCCGGCAAATGAATTCGCATTTCGCAACGGCATTGGTTGATGAAAACGGCGAGGTGCTTGATCTGGTCAACCGTAAAAATCTTACATCGGGCATGGCGCCAACAGCTTCACAAATGCCACGGTCGGTTGGGTTGGCGTTGGCATCTAAATTATTCCGTCATTCCGATCCCTTAAAATCATTCACAGAACTTTCAAATAAAGGAAATGAAGTATGCTTTGCCACCATTGGCGATGCATCTACCAGCGAAGGACATTTCTGGGAAACGATGAACGCCGCCGCTGTACAACAAATACCGTTAGCGGTTTTTGTGTGGGATGATGGCTATGGTATTTCTGTTCCTAAAAAATATCAAACAACCAAAGGCTCTATTTCAGAAGCATTAAAAGGGTTTCAGAAAAAAGACGGCACTAATGGTATTGAAATTTATAAAGTAAAAGCGTGGGATTATGCCGGCATGTGCGAAGTGTTTGAAGCCGGCATTGAAAAGATACGTACTACACATACACCTGCTTTGTTTCATGTAGAAGAAGTGACCCAGCCGCAAGGCCATTCCACTTCGGGTAGCCATGAGCGTTATAAAACAACAGATCGGTTGCAATGGGAGCGTGATTGGGATTGTATCAAGAAAATGAAAGAGTGGATCATTGAAAACAATCTTGCTGTTGAAGAGGAGTTGAGTTTGGTTGAGCGTGAAATAAAAGAGTTTGTTCGCAATGAAAAAAATGCAGCATGGATTGAGTACGAATCACCCATTAAAGAACAGGTGAAAGAAGTTGCCTCTGCATTACGTCAATCGGCTGTTTCATCTGCAAACAATGCAGAGGTTGAAAAATTGCTTCGTGAGTTGGAAGCCAACAGAGAACCAAACCGTAGAGATGTAATGAGTGCACTCTTCAAAAGTATTTCCATTGCAGGTCTTACAGGAACAAGTGCCAACGAGTTATACAGCAGGTTGCAAAAAGAAAATGTGTCGCTGTATAATTCGCATCTGTACCAAGAAGGTGCAGGCAGTGCCATGAAAGTGGCTGAAATAAAAGCAGATTACGCTGCCGATGCAACCACATTGAATGGTTATGAAATTCTGAATCGCTATTTCGATCAATTGTTTACAACGAATCCGAAAGTGGTTGCTTTCGGCGAAGACCTCGGATTTATTGGTGATGTGAACCAAGGTTTTGCCGGCTTGCAAGCCAGGCATGGTGAACACCGAATCTTTGATACCGGTATTCGTGAGTTAACGATTATGGGACAAGGTGTTGGTTTAGCTATGCGTGGCTTACGTCCCATTGCTGAAATACAATACCTCGATTATTTAGTGTATGGGTTGCAACCGCTCACTGATGATGTTGCTACGCTGCAATTCCGTACAGCAGGCCGACAAAGTGCACCATTGATCGTTCGTTCAAGAGGTCATCGTCTCGAAGGTATCTGGCATAGCGGTTCACCAATGGGGATGATCATCAACAGTCTTCGGGGAATGTATGTGTGCGTTCCACGTAACATGGTGCAGGCTACGGGCATGTATAATACATTGTTACAAAGTAATGAACCGGGCTTGGTCATCGAATGTTTGAATGGTTATCGTTTAAAAGAAAAACTGCCTTCTAATCTTTCATCGTTCACGGTACCGATGGGTGTGCCGGAAGTGGTGAGACAGGGAACAGATATTACCATTGTATCATACGGATCTATTCTCCGCATTATTGATGATGCAGCACAACAGCTTGAACGTTTCGGCATCAGTTGTGAAATCATTGATGTGCAAACACTCTTGCCGTTTGATGTAGATCATGTTATTCTTGAATCATTAAAGAAAACAAACCGCATCGCTTTCATTGATGAAGATGTACCCGGAGGTGCAGCTGCTTATATGTTCAATAAAGTAATGGAAGAACAAGGCGGTTACAAATATCTTGATGTTGCTCCACGTACAATCACAGGTAAAGCACATCGTCCGGGATATGGTAGCGATGGTGATTACTTCAGCAAACCAAATGTAGAAGAGATCATGACGGTGTTGCAGGAGATGATGAGGGAATAA
- a CDS encoding trimeric intracellular cation channel family protein produces MSFLSIIDILGTFAFAVSGAFSAMEKKLDPFGVIILSFVTAIGGGTLRDVLIGDTPVGWLQNGTTTVVIIAAAIGTMFFGNYLKRFTSTLFLFDAFGLGLFTLIGVEKGLQLQFSPGICVALGTITGSFGGVIRDVLLNNVPLVFRKEIYASVSILGGILYLLLLKVDMFSPFATIIAIVFIVAFRIIVVRFKLALPRFY; encoded by the coding sequence ATGTCTTTCCTTTCCATCATCGACATACTCGGAACCTTCGCCTTCGCTGTATCAGGTGCATTCTCTGCAATGGAGAAAAAACTTGATCCCTTTGGTGTTATCATACTTTCGTTTGTTACAGCAATTGGTGGAGGAACATTGCGTGATGTGTTGATCGGTGATACACCCGTCGGCTGGTTACAAAATGGAACAACAACTGTTGTAATTATTGCAGCTGCTATCGGCACCATGTTCTTCGGTAATTATCTCAAACGTTTTACAAGCACCTTGTTTTTATTTGATGCATTTGGTCTTGGCCTGTTTACACTCATTGGCGTAGAGAAAGGGTTGCAATTGCAATTCAGTCCGGGTATTTGTGTAGCATTGGGCACCATCACCGGATCGTTTGGCGGTGTAATAAGAGATGTGTTGCTCAACAATGTGCCACTCGTTTTCCGTAAAGAAATTTATGCTTCTGTTTCTATTTTGGGTGGAATACTTTATCTGCTGTTGTTAAAGGTTGATATGTTCAGTCCTTTTGCAACGATCATTGCTATTGTATTTATTGTTGCCTTTCGCATTATTGTTGTGCGGTTCAAGTTGGCGTTGCCACGTTTTTATTAG